Sequence from the Hamadaea flava genome:
TCACCAGCCTCACGACCAACCTCCGGGCCGTCTCCACCGCACTGCGGCAGCACGATCCGGCCACCGCCGGCGCCGCGGTCTACGCGCTCGTGGAGACCGACGTCTGGCTGCGCCGGCTGGAGGAGGCCCTCCTACAGGTACGCCGTTCAGCCCTGATCCTGCGCTGGTCGACCGGCCAGGACCTCACCACGCACACCGGCATGGCCACCGAGATCGGGTACGCCGTACGCCACATCCGCAGTCTCGCTCAGCACGCCTGGTGGGGCGTTCTACGGGCGGGCGAGCCGGTGCCCGTCGCGTTGCCGCAGGCGCTGGACGCGCTGGCGGACGGGATCGGCGTACTCCGGGAGCAGTTGGAGCGCCAGGGGTGCCCGCGCGACGCCCGGCCGCTGCTCATCTCGGCCGCCCAATGGGTGGCGATGATGCGGGAGGAGAAGCTCAGCCTGGGCGCCGCCGGGGTGGCGGCCAGCGCCGACGCCGCCGTGCTGCACCTGCTCGTCGCGTCGGGCGTACCGGCCGAGGAGGCGGACGTGCTCCAGCATCGGCGTACGCCGGTCGCCACCTGAGGGATCAGGCCTGCGGGACGGCTGGGACCGGAGTCTCCGCACCGAGGACCTGGCGGGCGAGGATGGTCCCGCCCGCCACCGCCGCGGGCATCACGAAGACCGCGCCGAGCGGGATCAGGAAGCAGAGGAAGACGCAGGCGCCGAAGCCGACCGCGATCCACCGGTGCCCGCGGAGTTTCGCGACGCGGTCCCGGAAGGTCAGGCCCCGCCGGGAGAAGGCGACGCCGACGAGTTCGACCGCGAGGAACCAGCCGCCGACCAGCGCGCCGATCACCGGGATGACGGTCTGGCCGACGATCGGGATGAACCCGGCTAGGAACAGCGGGATGCCGAAGAGCGTGGAGATGAGCATCAGCCGCAGCGAGTCCCGCAGCCCGCGGGACAACTCCTGCCAGAAGGTCCGGTCGACCTCGTCCGGTACGCCGCCGAGCGAGACCTCGACCTGCTCGGCGATCTTCTCGTAGAACGGGTCGCCGATGAGCAGCGTGATCGCCGTGAACGAGACGACCCAGAGCAGCATCGCGACTCCGACGAGCCCGACTCCGGCCGCGATCCGGGTCGCCGTACGCCAGCCGGTGGACCAGTCGTCGGCGAACCACGTGACGGTGGCGCTCAGGTCGTCCACGAAGTACAGCAGCAGTCCGAAGAGGAACGCGAACAGGAGCAGGGTGATCAGGGCCGGAATGATGCCCAGCACGACCAGCCCCGGATTGCGTCCGTAGATCCTCAGGCCGCGGCCGAAGATGCGTACGCCCTCGAACAACTGCGCCATCATGGACGCGCAGCTTAGCGGAGGACGGCTACCCCAGGCGTACGCGAACCCGACGGTTCGCCTTGCCCTTGCTCTCCACCTTCACGACCTGCACCTTGCCGACCGCCGAGGTCGAGGCGACGTGCGTACCGCCGTCGGCCTGGACGTCGAGACCCACGATGTCGACGATCCGGATCTCCGCCTCGTCCGCCGGAATGAGGTTGGACTGCGTCCGGATGATGTCGGGCAGGGCGAGCGCCTCGTCACGGGCGAGCACCTTGGTGACGACCTTCCGGTCGGCCACGATCTCGGCGTTGACCAGCTCTTCCAGCCGCGCCTTGAACTCGGCGGGCACCTCGGGGAGGTTGAAGTCCATCCGCGCCTCGCCGGGCTCCATGTTGCCGCCCGTCACCAACGCGCCGAAGTCGCGGAACACCACGCCGCACAGGATGTGCAGGCCGGAGTGCGTGCGCATGAGCAGCGACCGCCGCTCGTCCTCGACCGCGCCGACGACCTGCGTGCCGACCGGCGGGATCGGGTCGCCCTCGACCGGAATCAGGTAGAGGTCGTCGCCCTTGCGCGTCCCGGCGATCCGGGTCTGCACGCCCTGCCACAGCAGCACGCCGTGGTCCGGCGGCTGGCCGCCGCCGCCCGGGTAGAACGCCGACCGGTCCAGCACGATGCCGGTCTCGGGGTCCGCGGCCACCACGGTGCACTCCCACTCACGCAGGGTGGGGTCCAGCAGGTCCAAGCGGTCGGTACGCCCATGGCGCGTCACACCCATGCGGGCGAGCGTACTCCCGAGCCGGTCCGGTCAGGCGCTGGCTCAGGCGGTGCCGCTCAGTCGTTCAGGAACGACGAGATGCGGTCACGCAGCTCGGCGCGTTCGGTCCAGAGCAGGGCCGGGCGCTGATAGATCTGCACCTGCGCGTTGGGCAGCGCTTCGGCCAGTTCCTCGGCCACGCCGACCGGGTGCAGCTCGTCGCCGAGGCAGCCGATCACCAAGGCCGGCACTCGCACCTTGGCCAGCGCTGTGAGGTCGAGGATCGCGGACTGCTCGGCGAAGGCGGCGACGCCCGGTGCGAGCCCGTCACGGAGCAGCGCATCGAGCCGCTGCCGCACGTACGCCCAGCCGGGTGCGGCGTTGCGGAACGTCTTGGGCACCTCGGCCACCAGCTGATTGGCGAGCTGGCCGATGTCGCCGCTGTCGAGCGCCTCCAGCAGCGTCGTGATGCGCTCCTGGCTGGCCGTCGAGACCCGCTGGGTCAGCACCGCCGGCAGGACGAAGACGAGCTTCTCGAACCGGTCCGGCGAGTCCACCAGCAGCCGGGTGAGGGCGCCGGCCCCGAGGCTGACGCCGAGCGCGCGCGTCGCGCCGGAGAGGTCCGCGATCGCCCGCAGGTCCCGCGTGAGGTCGGCGTACGTCCACTCGCCGGGCGGGGCGTCGGATCGGCCGTGCCCCCGGAACTGGAAGAACACCCGCCGGCCGGTGACGCCGCTGCCGTAGACGCGGGTCTCCGGGATGCCCTGGGCCAGCCCGTGCGCGAAGACGGTCACGGGGTCGCCGATGCCGGTGACGAGCCGCTCCAGCAGTACGCCGTGCGGCGTGGCGATCAGTTCGGTCGTCGCCGCGAGCGGGGCCGGGCGGGCCGACCGGGGCGCCCCGTACCGCGGCCGCACCCGCCGGGGTGTGCCGTCCGGCGGCGGCGGCCAGCGGAACTGGTTCACCAGCGACCCTCCAGGAGTTCTCGGAAGCCCGAGCGCAGCTGGAGGAGGTAGAAGCCGGTGAAGCCGAGACCGATCAGACCCAGCATGAACAGCGAGCCCAGGACGCCGAAGAACAGCGTGATGATCAGGGACAGGATGAGGATGACCAGCCAGCCGCCCTTGGGGATGGGCGTGCCGAGGGCGGTGAACGCGTCCGGCCGCTGCATGGCGCAGTGGATGACCGCCCAGGCCTCCAAGATGATCGCCGCGACGTTGATGATCAGGTTCAGCCAGCCCACGATGGTGTCGGCGAAATACGACGACGAAACCAGTCCCATGCCGCCAAGAGTATGCAACTGGGGTCGTCCTCGCACATCACGAGGACGACCCCAGCGCATCGGCGTTTTTCTCAGCCCTCTGGCGTGGCCTTCGGCTTGCGGGCGGTCGGCTTGGCGGCGGGCTTCGGCGCGTCGGGCGCCTCCGGGTCGGCGGTCGCCTGCGGGGCCGGGTCGACGATCTCGGAGTCGACCACGTCGGCCGCGCCGGGCTCGGTGTCGACGACGCGCTCACCCCGGGCGACGAGGTCGCCGTAGAGGGCGGTCGCCTTCTCGGCGGCCTTCTGCGCGTTCGTCATCAGAACGGTGCGGATGCGCTCGACGTCGACCTTGCCGGTCAGCTCGGCGGCCTTCTCGGTGGCCTGGGCGCGCAGCGTCGGCCCCTGCTCACGCAGCTGCCCGGCCTTGCTACGCAGCTGCTCGGCCAGCGCCGGAATCTTCTTCAGCTGCTCGACGGCCAGGTCGCCGATGCCGGCAGCGGCGTACACGGCGTTGGAGTGCTTCTGGTCGGTGGTGCTCACTGGTATTCCTCCTCAACGGCGGCGCTCTCGGCGATGCCGGCGTCGTCACGGTCGGTGTCCCGCGCGTTCTCCCGGCGGAATGTCTCGTAGATCTGGGTCAGGGACTGCTTCTGCGCCAGGGTCAACTCGGGATCGGCCGAGATGGCCGCGACGACGCCGTGCGTGTCGTCCTTCCCGAGCAGTCCCGCCCGCAGGTACATCGCCGGAGTCGAGACACGCAGCGCGCCCGCGATGGAAGCGAGCACCTCCGCGCTCGGCTTACGCAACCCCCGCTCGATCTGGCTGATGTACGCGTTGCTGACACCGGCCTGCTCGGCGAGCTGCCGGAGCGAGATCTTGGCGTTCTCGCGCAGGTCCTTGATGAAGGAGCCGATGTCGGGCGTGTGCACTCACCCAAGGTATGCCAGGGTGTTAACTCCTGCAAGCAGAATGCTAACAAGAGTTAGCAGAGTCACCAGGTGGCCCGAACCGCCCCCACCGGCTCTCCCCCACCGAGCAGCTGAAACTCGGTCAGCTCAGAGAGTACGGGCGCTTCGACGCCCAAGCGGCGCAACGCGCTCACCACGATCGGCATGCGCGCCCGCATCCCACCGTCGTCGATCTTCACCGCGACCGCGCCGACCCCGGGGACGGCCAGCGCGTGCACGCCCTCGGCTCCGCCCTTCGACAGCAACCCCGGTACGCCCTT
This genomic interval carries:
- a CDS encoding EI24 domain-containing protein: MMAQLFEGVRIFGRGLRIYGRNPGLVVLGIIPALITLLLFAFLFGLLLYFVDDLSATVTWFADDWSTGWRTATRIAAGVGLVGVAMLLWVVSFTAITLLIGDPFYEKIAEQVEVSLGGVPDEVDRTFWQELSRGLRDSLRLMLISTLFGIPLFLAGFIPIVGQTVIPVIGALVGGWFLAVELVGVAFSRRGLTFRDRVAKLRGHRWIAVGFGACVFLCFLIPLGAVFVMPAAVAGGTILARQVLGAETPVPAVPQA
- a CDS encoding alanyl-tRNA editing protein, translated to MGVTRHGRTDRLDLLDPTLREWECTVVAADPETGIVLDRSAFYPGGGGQPPDHGVLLWQGVQTRIAGTRKGDDLYLIPVEGDPIPPVGTQVVGAVEDERRSLLMRTHSGLHILCGVVFRDFGALVTGGNMEPGEARMDFNLPEVPAEFKARLEELVNAEIVADRKVVTKVLARDEALALPDIIRTQSNLIPADEAEIRIVDIVGLDVQADGGTHVASTSAVGKVQVVKVESKGKANRRVRVRLG
- a CDS encoding alpha/beta fold hydrolase; this translates as MNQFRWPPPPDGTPRRVRPRYGAPRSARPAPLAATTELIATPHGVLLERLVTGIGDPVTVFAHGLAQGIPETRVYGSGVTGRRVFFQFRGHGRSDAPPGEWTYADLTRDLRAIADLSGATRALGVSLGAGALTRLLVDSPDRFEKLVFVLPAVLTQRVSTASQERITTLLEALDSGDIGQLANQLVAEVPKTFRNAAPGWAYVRQRLDALLRDGLAPGVAAFAEQSAILDLTALAKVRVPALVIGCLGDELHPVGVAEELAEALPNAQVQIYQRPALLWTERAELRDRISSFLND
- a CDS encoding DUF2516 family protein, which gives rise to MGLVSSSYFADTIVGWLNLIINVAAIILEAWAVIHCAMQRPDAFTALGTPIPKGGWLVILILSLIITLFFGVLGSLFMLGLIGLGFTGFYLLQLRSGFRELLEGRW